CGCGCGGTGCGCGCGCACGTCGCCGCCGTTGCGCGCCTGCGGCAGGGTGCGGGCGACCGGCCGGGTCACCTCATACATCGCACAACCCCGCCACATCCTCGTGGTGCGCGGCCGTGGACCGGCTGCGCTCGGCGATCATCGGCGCCATCGATTCCCACCACCGCGCCGGCCCGGGATCGTGGCGGCCGCGCACGGCCGCCGCCCACCACTCCGACGGGCCGCGCACCGTCCAGGTGGCGGTCACGGTGTTCGGCTCGCCCTCGATCCACACGGGCGGACTCACCAGGATCCGCTCCAGCGTCAGCCCCCGCTCGCGCGCCCCGGGCACGTACCCGGTCAGATAGGCGTCGAGGAAAGCGCGAGCGGTCCCGGGTTTCAGCACCACCCGGTCGATGATGTAGAGCGTGCGATCGTCCATGTACCCGAACGTAGGTGGGGACCGCGTGGGCGGCGGGGCGATCTCCCGGTGGCCGGGAGCGCCGCGGTACTCCCGCGCACCGGACGCCGGATACTCCCGCTGAATGGACACGCGCGGCGGCGGCGCGCCCGCGACGTTCTACGTTACGTCCACTCGCGTCCCGACCCCCGGAGTGGAGTCCGAACTGATGGTGAACAACTGATGGTGAACAAGACGATGCCCCCGCGCACGCCCGCCCACGATGTGACCGTCGATCTGCTGGTCGTCGGCTCGGGCACGGGCATGGCGGCCGCGCTGGCCGCACACGAACTCGGACTCTCGGTCGTCATCGCCGAGAAGACCGCCCACGTGGGCGGTTCCACCGCGCGTTCGGGCGGTGCGTTCTGGATTCCGGGCAGCTCGATACTGCCCGACCAGGGCGCGCAGGCGCTGGCGGAGGCGGGCACGTATGTCCGGTCGGTGGTCGGTGATTCGGCGCCCGCCGAGCGCGGTCAGGCGTTCCTGGACAACGGCCCCGCGGCGGTCGCCATGCTGGAGCGCACCACCCCGATGCGGTTCTTCTGGGCCGAGGGCTATTCGGACTACCACCCCGAGCAGCCCGGCGGCCGCGCGGAAGGCCGCACCTGCGAATGCCGTCCGTTCGACGCCTCCGTCCTCGGCGCGGAACGGCCCCGGCTGCGGCCCGGCGTCATGGAGGCGCCGGTGCCGATGCCGGTCACCGGCGCCGACTACAAGTGGATGAATCTGCTGGCGCGCAAACCGCTGAAGGCGCTGCCGCGCATCGTCAAACGCGCCTCCCTCGGCCTCGGCGGCATGCTGATCGGCCGGGAGTACATGGCCGGCGGTCAGGCGCTCGCGGCCGGCCTGTTCGCCGGTGTGCTGCGCGCGGGCATCCCGGTCTGGACCGAGACCAGCCTGGTGCGCCTGGTCATGACCGGCGACCGGGTGACCGGTGCCGTGCTGGTGCAGGGCGACCGCGAGGTCACCGTGACAGCCCGCCGCGGTGTCGTCCTCGCCGCGGGAGGCTTCGACCACGACATGGCGGCCCGCCGCAAGTACCAGTCCCCGGCGCTGCCCGAACACGCCAGCCTCGGCGCGGAAGGCAACACCGGTGACGCCATCGAGGCCGCCCAGCAGCTCGGCGCGGGCATCGCGTCGATGGATCAGGCGTGGTGGTTCCCGGCGTTCGCGCCGCTGCCCGGCGCCGCGCCCGCGGTGATGCTCGCCGAGCGTTCGCTGCCCGGCTCGTTCATCGTCGACCAGACCGGCAAGCGGTTCGTCAACGAGGCCGTCGACTACATGTCCTTCGGGCAGCAGCTGCTGGCCAGGGAACGCGCGGGCGACCCGGTCACCGACATGTGGCTGGTGTTCGATCAGCGCTACCGCAACAGCTACATCCTGGCCGGGCAGTTCTACCCGCGCCAGCCGCTGGCGAAGTCATGGTACGAGGCGGGCATCGCGCACAAGGCGGCCGATCCGGCCGCGCTGGCCCGGGCGATGGGGGTGCCCGAGGAGACCTTCACCGCCACCTTCCGGCAGTTCAACGACCTCGCCGGAACGGGTGTGGACACCGAATTCGACCGCGGCGCCAGCGCGTACGACCGCTACTACGGCGACCCGACGGTGTCGCCGAACCCCAACCTGGCCGCGCTGGCCAAGGCCCCGTACTACGCGGTGAAGATGATCCTCAGCGATCTGGGCACCTGCGGCGGCGTCGTCGCCGAC
This sequence is a window from Nocardia farcinica. Protein-coding genes within it:
- a CDS encoding 3-ketosteroid-delta-1-dehydrogenase, which produces MVNKTMPPRTPAHDVTVDLLVVGSGTGMAAALAAHELGLSVVIAEKTAHVGGSTARSGGAFWIPGSSILPDQGAQALAEAGTYVRSVVGDSAPAERGQAFLDNGPAAVAMLERTTPMRFFWAEGYSDYHPEQPGGRAEGRTCECRPFDASVLGAERPRLRPGVMEAPVPMPVTGADYKWMNLLARKPLKALPRIVKRASLGLGGMLIGREYMAGGQALAAGLFAGVLRAGIPVWTETSLVRLVMTGDRVTGAVLVQGDREVTVTARRGVVLAAGGFDHDMAARRKYQSPALPEHASLGAEGNTGDAIEAAQQLGAGIASMDQAWWFPAFAPLPGAAPAVMLAERSLPGSFIVDQTGKRFVNEAVDYMSFGQQLLARERAGDPVTDMWLVFDQRYRNSYILAGQFYPRQPLAKSWYEAGIAHKAADPAALARAMGVPEETFTATFRQFNDLAGTGVDTEFDRGASAYDRYYGDPTVSPNPNLAALAKAPYYAVKMILSDLGTCGGVVADEHARVLREDGSAIDGLYAIGNTAANAFGATYPGAGATIGQGLVYGYIAAQHAAQTRGDGG